A single window of Larimichthys crocea isolate SSNF chromosome XII, L_crocea_2.0, whole genome shotgun sequence DNA harbors:
- the LOC104930338 gene encoding golgin subfamily A member 4, with amino-acid sequence MRNSHSLSRLDQRSTADDLDAVSSSQVKKGQTTEKKAQSSGQLSSSEKQIRDNKEQHCGDNAEKMKTSSSTAECHHDCNKVKKQTRDGVYTLCAMTSGMKHNWVQAVLKNVRPSLTPDVTCSLPEQATHQESQQPDSQSAEERAEHPNSFQQEHKTSDCAEETHPQQNELQTEREQRSADGSSALSMISSSSHLSTPISPSALSPISPTRQVEEDEGTSYLQCVTDALSCVEGAGSDSLTSTTMQSNEECCDEHPNMQSETEQQIKASEEQRVTKNTSYECTKATEKQSCERQTGQLVKELEQTQKELSRLQQLNRNLHDELQRERERRSNESVHAQSDIFSDSSSEQALALQQLQKINHDLRSELEAQKRIQEEAREAELRRRVDLLAQQAQLLVTGDATAFAQAHLEQDRRRFHELQVEWERCVASLQSQLSVSEKQRKEAESCFTQLQQELQSFHLLQQEADRLQKNLQEVTTQLHANEKAQADKDVRLEKHLMLLQASQDRERRSFAASLAQAEQHAQDLQERLDRAEEQVGSLNKTQTWTREIEEAQQQLQEELACTVSAVKKLQEDREQLDRRCQELQNQLFEADGEVSRLQSRLKTDETHYYNLEHSYERVCEELQLALGKVQQKECETQDIREGYERLLDRKEQELSEVLLKMEVLGNSLEETEVKLNEVLKVCTCASSRLEDESSEPAQQNERQQQTSGLLTVDVSGSKATDSGQLFKSSNAVEPTSSHSHSIDSSYHSMVAAGDDPERFLSVIHMLETKLYVTEEKLRDIMQRLEEHQSHITCQDPHLCSQITRSRATAQHLSLLLHSQAKQSQRFAQETEIRCRMFVGRFRVALNIIQACRERLQTTPISITDFEKQLATVAACLQQGEKDAERQQHESHNACKGENKILNDERLAGAESNVSAKSKVTNTLPSEDDMESVGRCVMRELFVVEKMVSVLQSQHGIAQLSLVPRVDEGDAAHRYKSIISQRIALKAEKREECDNSEREICKVCTEAELIYASLKFQQQYESVTQGINKEVEHQRKRLADINPPELDPYEESRGLEGATKPVEKNEPGVKEAEGKPEWLERVITRLQRRARCLHHLCKEISDDNGVEWSEKDNWESASAADLNWMQEQAKLIYLSVRLQLDLEQELQQSEVLQDKLQALCKQQDMTLKDEQEAFNHALCQLQEDNSVLRDELECAEQKITSLEAGNQRLLEDIRKTQDYHEERMKKLETEFQEKIRELQQIHEEEMKHLHGYYTKSCVSKEKQFKTCADTPAFTGSTSFLPDQTVMERKTKEELRNQMVGSDAATTREAHQKDLEKLKASCDEDFFAMEEMHRQLIGDLQQQHQKEVAALLKEKDQQLQNETAATMAAIVAMRRAHKQELEKSRLSHHIKENADIEQLHVQHEKEMQLLQKELEALSVQHTQKCLENSHLNNELQEERKSLMQYQKENQELKKKQRETDEMSELHFSLNGKHVAPQVNDFYEMEVILRAREAEMQFLRQEALSLREDLKIARMDKIYAQNKLKALYGNIQDEPRHGVNKLYEDFKFATWSPSRGASGQSSKDTVTNTNNAAFLKKTEKSSLRGVRSKSLKEGLSVQERMKLFESS; translated from the exons ATGAGAAACAGTCACTCTCTCAGCAGACTCGATCAGAGATCCACTGCAGACg ATTTAGATGCAGTTTCAAGTTCACAAgttaaaaaaggacaaaccACAGAAAAGAAAGCTCAGAGTTCTGGTCAGCTGTCCTCATCTGAGAAGCAAATCAG GGATAACAAAGAACAGCATTGTGGTGATAAtgctgagaaaatgaaaaccAGCAGCTCCACTGCTGAATGTCATCATGATTGCAACAAAGTAAAGAAACAG ACCAGAGATGGAGTCTACACACTCTGTGCTATGACCTCTGGGATGAAGCATAACTGGGTCCAAGCAGTGTTGAAGAATGTGAGGCCAAGTCTTACCCCTGACGTCACGTG CTCCCTCCCAGAGCAGGCGACTCATCAGGAATCACAGCAACCAGACTCGCAGTCAGCTGAGGAGAGAGCTGAACACCCAAATAGTTTTCAGCAAGAGCACAAAACCAGTGACTGTGCAGAAGAAACACATCCACAGCAGAATgaactgcagacagagagagagcagagatcTGCTGATGGAAGCTCGGCATTGTCTatgatctcctcctcctctcatctgtcCACCCCCATCTCaccctctgctctgtctcccATCAGTCCTACAcggcaggtggaggaggatgaaggcaCTTCATATCTACAGT GTGTGACAGATGCATTGTCGTGCGTTGAAGGAGCTGGAAGTGACAGCTTGACTTCCACAACAATGCAGTCAAATGAAGAGTGCTGTGATGAACATCCAAACATGCAGAGtgaaacagagcagcaaatTAAAGCAAGTGAAGAACAACGAGTAACAAAAAACACCAGCTATGAGTGCACGAAAGCGACGGAAAAACAGTCCTGTGAGCGACAAACTGGGCAACTTGTCAAAGAG ctggaacaaacacagaagGAATTGTCTCGACTCCAGCAGTTAAACAGAAATCTGCACGATGAGCTACAACGAGAGCGAGAGAGGCGTTCAAATGAAAGTGTTCATGCACAG AGTGATATTTTTTCAGACTCGTCTTCAGAACAAGCATTGGCTCTACAGCAACTGCAGAAGATTAACCATGACCTCCGCTCTGAGCTAGAGGCTCAAAAGAGGATTCAGGAGGAAGCCAGAGAAGCTGAACTACGGCGAAGAGTAGATCTCTTGGCTCAACAAGCTCAGTTACTGGTCACAGGTGATGCCACAGCATTTGCACAAGCCCATCTGGAGCAAGATCGCCGGCGTTTTCATGAGCTGCAGGTGGAGTGGGAGCGTTGTGTGGCGTCCCTGCAGTCTCAGTTGAGCGTCAGtgagaagcagaggaaggaggCCGAGTCCTGCTTtacacagctgcagcaggagctgcagagtttCCACCTTCTCCAGCAGGAGGCTGATCGCTTGCAGAAAAACCTCCAAGAGGTGACAACTCAACTTCATGCTAATGAAAAAGCACAGGCTGACAAGGACGTTCGCCTGGAGAAGCACCTCATGCTTCTTCAAGCAAGTCAGGACAGAGAGCGGAGGAGCTTTGCTGCTAGCCTGGCACAGGCAGAACAACACGCGCAAGATCTTCAGGAGAGACTGGACAGGGCTGAAGAGCAGGTGGGGAGCTTGAATAAGACTCAAACCTGGACCAGGGAAATCGAGGAGGCTCAACAACAGCTTCAAGAGGAGCTAGCATGTACAGTATCTGCTGTGAAGAAACTTCAAGAGGACAGAGAGCAGCTCGACCGGCGCTGTCAAGAGCTGCAGAATCAGTTGTTTGAGGCAGATGGAGAGGTGAGCAGGCTGCAAAGCCGCTTGAAAACAGATGAGACACACTACTACAATCTGGAGCACTCGTACGAGAGAGTGTGCGAGGAACTGCAGCTCGCCTTAGGGAAGGTGCAGCAAAAGGAGTGTGAAACACAGGACATCCGAGAAGGCTACGAGAGACTCCTGGACAGGAAGGAGCAAGAGCTGAGTGAGGTTTTGCTGAAGATGGAGGTCTTAGGGAACAGCCTGGAGGAGACAGAAGTGAAGCTGAATGAAGTGTTGAAAGTTTGCACCTGTGCCTCTTCTCGGCTGGAGGATGAATCCTCAGAGCCTGCTCAGCAAAATGAGAGGCAACAACAGACAAGTGGTCTTCTCACTGTCGATGTCAGCGGGTCAAAAGCAACAGACAGTGGTCAGTTATTTAAGAGCTCAAATGCCGTTGAACCTACAAGCAGCCATTCTCACTCGATTGACTCATCATATCACAGCATGGTCGCTGCAGGAGATGACCCAGAAAGGTTTCTGTCTGTGATCCACATGCTTGAAACCAAACTTTATGTAACAGAGGAGAAGTTAAGGGACATTATGCAAAGACTGGAGGAACACCAAAGTCACATCACCTGCCAGGATCCCCACCTTTGCTCTCAGATCACTCGGAGCCGAGCCACCGCTCAGCACCTCAGTCTGCTTCTTCACAGTCAGGCCAAGCAGAGCCAGCGCTTTGCCCAGGAGACAGAAATCCGCTGCAGGATGTTCGTTGGTAGGTTTCGGGTTGCACTGAACATCATACAAGCCTGCAGAGAGAGGCTTCAGACCACCCCGATTAGTATTACAGACTTTGAGAAGCAACTAGCCACTGTTGCCGCCTGCCTTCAGCAAGGAGAGAAAGACGCAGAGAGACAACAGCATGAGTCACATAACGCCTGCAAAGGAGAGAACAAGATCCTCAATGATGAGAGATTAGCTGGAGCTGAGAGCAACGTTAGTGCTAAAAGTAAAGTCACTAATACATTACCCTCAGAGGATGACATGGAAAGTGTTGGGAGGTGTGTAATGAGGGAACTATTTGTAGTAGAAAAAATGGTGTCCGTCCTTCAGAGCCAACATGGCATTGCACAACTATCCTTAGTACCAAGAGTGGATGAGGGGGATGCAGCACACAGATACAAAAGCATAATCTCCCAAAGAATAGCcctaaaagcagaaaaaagagaagaatgtGACAACAGTGAAAGGGAAATCTGTAAAGTCTGTACTGAAGCAGAGCTCATTTATGCTTCCTTAAAGTTTCAGCAGCAATACGAGAGTGTGACTCAAGGAATTAATAAAGAAGTGGAGCATCAAAGGAAACGTCTGGCAGATATCAATCCACCAGAGTTAGATCCTTATGAGGAGAGCAGAGGTTTAGAAGGAGCTACAAAACCAGTTGAAAAGAATGAACCCGGTGTCAAAGAggcagagggaaaaccagagtGGTTAGAGAGAGTTATAACCCGGCTGCAAAGACGTGCGAGATGCTTACACCATCTCTGCAAGGAGATTTCTGATGACAATGGAGTAGAGTGGAGTGAGAAGGATAACTGGGAAAGTGCGTCTGCAGCCGACTTAAACTGGATGCAGGAGCAGGCaaagttgatttatttgtcCGTCAGGCTGCAACTGGATTTAGAGCAGGAGCTGCAGCAAAGTGAAGTGTTACAGGACAAACTGCAAGCTTTGTGCAAACAGCAGGATATGACATTAAAAGATGAGCAGGAGGCTTTTAATCATGCCTTATGTCAGCTTCAGGAGGACAACAGTGTATTAAGAGATGAACTAGAGTGTGCTGAGCAGAAGATAACATCCCTAGAGGCTGGCAACCAGAGACTCCTTGAAGACATCCGGAAAACCCAGGACTATCATGAGGAACGGATGAAAAAACTAGAAACAGAGTTTCAAGAGAAGATTAGGGAACTACAACAGATCCATGAAGAGGAGATGAAACACTTGCATGGTTACTACACCAAGTCGTGTGTTTCCAAagagaaacagtttaaaacctGTGCAGACACACCTGCTTTCACTGGGAGTACCTCCTTCCTACCAGACCAGACtgtgatggaaagaaaaacaaaagaggagcTCAGGAACCAGATGGTGGGAAGTGATGCAGCAACCACGAGGGAGGCTCATCAGAAAGACCTAGAAAAacttaag GCATCCTGTGATGAAGATTTCTTTGCTATGGAGGAAATGCACCGGCAGCTGATAGGTgatctacagcagcagcatcagaagGAGGTGGCAGCACTTCTGAAGGAGAAAGACCAGCAGCTGCAGAACGAGACAGCCGCCACAATGGCAG CGATTGTAGCAATGAGGAGAGCCCATAAACAGGAGCTGGAGAAAAGTCGACTGTCTCATCACATCAAGGAGAATGCTGACATTGAACAACTGCACGTCCAACATGA GAAGGAGATGCAGTTACTGCAGAAGGAGCTTGAGGCGTTGTCGGTTCAGCACACTCAGAAATGCCTGGAAAACTCTCACCTGAACAATGAGctacaggaagagaggaaatcCTTGATGCAGTACCAAAAAGAAAACCAGGAGCTCAAAAAGAAGCAG AGGGAGACAGATGAAATGTCTGAGCTGCATTTCTCTCTAAATGGAAAACATGTTGCCCCTCAAGTAAATGACTTCTATGAGATGGAG GTGATTCTGCGAGCGAGGGAGGCAGAAATGCAGTTTCTCAGACAGGAAGCTCTTTCTCTCAGAGAAGACTTGAAGATTGCTCGAATG GACAAAATATATGCCCAGAACAAGCTCAAAGCTCTCTACGGAAACATCCAGGATGAACCCCGTCATGGTGTCAACAAACTCTATGAAGATTTCAAGTTTGCCACTTGGTCTCCAAGCAGAGGAGCTTCAGGACAGAGCTCCA aggaCACggtgacaaacacaaataatgcTGCTTTtctgaagaaaacagagaaatcaTCCCTCAGAGGAGTGAGATCAAAG agtttaAAAGAAGGCCTTTCAGTCCAAGAAAGAATGAAGCTGTTTGAGTCATCCTGA
- the kcnj12b gene encoding ATP-sensitive inward rectifier potassium channel 12: MNVGRAHQHNFLSCDEEGLRLSTMPAVGSFGNGKIHTRRKYHSRFVSKAGQCNVNFSNMDEKSQRYMSDIFTTCVDIRWRYMFLLFSLVFVVSWLTFGLAYWVIALLHGDMDHPAGDDNFVPCVTQVNTFVAAFLFSIETQTTIGYGARCVTEECPAAVFMVVFQSIMGCIIDAFMIGAIMAKMARPKKRAETLLFSHNAVIALRDGKLCLMFRVANLRKSHIVEAHVRAQLVKPRFTEEGEYIPLDQIDMNVGYDKGTDRLFLVAPLTVIHEIDEESPLFGISKQDLETSEFEIVIILEGLVEATAMTTQARSSYLPSEILWGHRFEPVIFEEKSQYRIDYAYFHKTFEVPSTPRCSAKDMEERKFPTSGANSFCYENELAFISRDEEEDKEDQEKDWKCVPELLNEQTTPESDQKSSRRESVM; encoded by the coding sequence ATGAATGTGGGAAGGGCCCACCAACACAACTTCCTGTCCTGCGACGAAGAAGGCCTGAGACTAAGTACCATGCCTGCTGTGGGCAGCTTCGGCAATGGCAAGATTCACACAAGACGCAAGTACCACAGCCGGTTTGTCAGCAAGGCTGGCCAATGCAACGTCAATTTCTCAAACATGGATGAGAAGTCACAGCGGTACATGTCTGACATTTTCACAACTTGTGTGGACATCCGCTGGCGGTACATGTTCCTGCTATTCAGCCTGGTGTTCGTGGTGTCCTGGCTAACATTCGGCCTGGCGTACTGGGTTATTGCCCTCCTACACGGTGACATGGACCATCCTGCAGGGGACGACAACTTTGTTCCTTGTGTCACGCAGGTCAACACCTTTGTGGCAGCTTTCTTGTTCTCTATTGAGACCCAGACAACCATTGGGTATGGAGCTCGTTGTGTGACAGAGGAATGTCCGGCTGCTGTCTTCATGGTGGTGTTTCAGTCCATCATGGGATGCATCATCGATGCCTTCATGATTGGTGCTATCATGGCCAAGATGGCACGGCCCAAAAAGCGTGCAGAGACTCTACTGTTCAGCCACAATGCAGTCATTGCTTTGCGTGATGGGAAACTGTGCCTCATGTTCAGGGTTGCCAATCTAAGAAAGAGCCACATTGTGGAAGCTCACGTGCGAGCTCAGCTCGTCAAGCCCCGCTTCACAGAGGAAGGTGAATATATCCCCCTAGATCAGATTGACATGAACGTAGGCTATGACAAAGGTACAGACCGCCTGTTTCTGGTTGCACCCCTTACTGTCATACATGAAATTGATGAAGAAAGTCCACTGTTTGGTATTAGTAAGCAAGATCTTGAAACATCTGAGTTTGAGATAGTCATTATACTTGAAGGGTTGGTGGAGGCCACAGCAATGACGACGCAAGCACGCAGCTCTTACCTGCCCTCAGAGATCTTGTGGGGTCACCGCTTTGAGCCCGTCATCTTTGAGGAGAAAAGCCAGTACAGGATAGATTACGCCTACTTtcacaaaacatttgaagtaCCGTCCACCCCAAGATGCAGTGCCAAGGACatggaggagagaaaattcCCAACATCTGGTGCCAACTCGTTCTGCTATGAGAACGAGCTGGCCTTCATCAgcagggatgaggaggaggacaaggaagATCAGGAGAAAGACTGGAAGTGTGTACCAGAGCTATTGAATGAGCAGACGACTCCTGAAAGTGATCAAAAGTCCTCTCGTAGAGAATCAGTGATGTGA
- the natd1 gene encoding protein NATD1, whose amino-acid sequence MAQAAQAAQANVFDATSSQIQVEHDKKRRQFVIRLNGSHDRAVLLYEYVGKKTVDLQHTEVPDAYRGRGIAKHLAKAAMDFVVEEDLKAHLTCWYIQKYVKENPQPQYFEHIYQ is encoded by the exons ATGGCACAGGCGGCGCAGGCGGCGCAGGCAAACGTCTTCGACGCCACCAGCTCCCAGATCCAGGTGGAGCACGACAAGAAGCGCCGACAGTTTGTCATCAGACTAAACG GATCTCATGATCGCGCAGTCCTGCTGTATGAATACGTCGGGAAGAAGACGGTAGATTTGCAACACACCGAAGTTCCAGATGCTTACAGAGGGAGAGGAATAGCCAAGCACCTGGCCAAG GCAGCCATGGATTTTGTGGTGGAAGAGGATCTGAAAGCCCACTTGACCTGCTGGTACATTCAGAAATATGTCAAAGAGAATCCTCAGCCTCAGTACTTTGAACATATTTATCAATGA